In a genomic window of Epinephelus fuscoguttatus linkage group LG23, E.fuscoguttatus.final_Chr_v1:
- the gpha2 gene encoding glycoprotein hormone alpha-2 has product MSLCMTSHLCLLVLPVMSLLLLFSPISWSYDGVTPGCHLHPFNVTIRSDRRGTCKGTHLVYACVGYCESSAFPSRYSVLVASNFTHNITSASRCCTISKEAKVKVRLDCPRGRHHDEIEILTAKACRCDMCRKSRY; this is encoded by the exons ATGTCGCTGTGCATGACCTCACATCTCTGCCTGCTGGTCCTaccagtgatgtcactgctgctgctcttctctCCTATCAGTTGGAGCTATGACGGCGTCACCCCAGGGTGTCACCTGCATC CCTTCAACGTGACCATCCGCAGTGACCGTCGTGGCACATGTAAGGGCACCCACCTGGTCTACGCCTGCGTGGGCTACTGCGAGTCCAGCGCCTTTCCATCCAGATACTCTGTGCTGGTGGCCTCAAACTTCACTCACAACATCACATCTGCTTCCAGATGCTGCACCATCAGCAAGGAGGCTAAG GTCAAAGTTCGCCTGGACTGCCCTCGAGGTCGTCACCATGACGAAATTGAGATCCTGACGGCGAAGGCTTGTCGCTGCGACATGTGCCGCAAGTCCCGCTACTGA
- the LOC125883868 gene encoding glycoprotein hormone beta-5-like has protein sequence MHLHPLSLSCFLLLVAGAAVMCVTVTTTLHGFRGCAVREFSFVAQKPGCKGLRITTEACWGRCHTWEKPVPDPPYIHRHHRVCTYSRTRHMTARLPGCQPNISPLYHYPMALHCHCAVCSTQDTECETF, from the exons ATGCATCTCCATCCCCTGTCCCTCTCTTGCTTTCTCCTTCTGGTTGCCGGGGCAGCCGTGATGTGCGTTACTGTGACAACCACACTTCACGGTTTCCGGGGCTGCGCTGTGCGAGAGTTCTCCTTCGTGGCCCAGAAGCCTGGCTGCAAGGGATTGCGCATCACCACAGAGGCCTGCTGGGGGCGTTGTCACACCTGGGAG AAACCTGTGCCAGATCCCCCCTACATCCACAGACATCACCGCGTGTGTACGTACAGTCGTACCCGCCACATGACCGCCCGCCTGCCGGGCTGCCAGCCCAACATCTCCCCTCTCTACCACTACCCCATGGCCCTGCACTGCCACTGTGCCGTCTGCTCCACACAGGACACGGAGTGTGAGACCTTCTGA